A window of the Lysinibacillus irui genome harbors these coding sequences:
- a CDS encoding superoxide dismutase family protein — MKKISLIGLSLLVFVGGCSFFDKKEEKVPVNAESSPLTATAKVIGANNESYGNAYFQEEDNGVRMTLALTGLPPGTHGIHIHEVGKCEPPKFESAGGHFNPTNKEHGKLNPKGYHLGDLPNLEVGEDGNVDLDFLAEGLTLQKDQPNSLLDSDGSAIVIHESEDDYKTDPAGNSGARIACGAIQ; from the coding sequence ATGAAAAAAATAAGCTTGATTGGCCTTTCTTTATTAGTTTTCGTTGGTGGTTGTAGTTTTTTTGATAAGAAAGAAGAGAAGGTACCAGTAAATGCAGAGTCGTCTCCATTAACAGCGACTGCAAAGGTAATAGGGGCAAATAACGAAAGTTATGGTAATGCCTATTTTCAGGAAGAGGATAATGGAGTAAGGATGACGTTGGCATTAACGGGCTTACCGCCAGGCACGCATGGCATTCATATTCATGAAGTTGGAAAGTGTGAGCCACCAAAATTTGAATCGGCTGGTGGACATTTTAATCCCACAAATAAGGAGCATGGCAAGCTAAACCCTAAAGGCTATCATTTAGGTGACTTACCAAACTTAGAGGTTGGTGAGGATGGGAATGTTGATTTAGATTTCCTGGCAGAAGGCTTGACCTTACAAAAAGATCAACCTAATTCGTTACTTGATAGTGATGGAAGCGCAATTGTCATCCACGAATCAGAGGACGATTATAAAACAGATCCTGCAGGTAACTCAGGTGCAAGAATTGCTTGTGGGGCCATTCAATAA
- a CDS encoding mandelate racemase/muconate lactonizing enzyme family protein produces MKIQQVEIFAIHLPLIDPFIISYATYDTMPSIILKVTTDTGIVGYGEAVPDEHVTGESWESTYAVLKHQLAPAIIGENPMAFEKLHDKMNKVVKDVPAAKAAIDIACFDIAGKALNVPVYQLLGGRYHEKFPITHVLSIGAPEAMAEEAANRVEMGYRSFKMKVGTEVMKDVARIKAVRERVGEDIAIRVDVNQGWGNAATTLQGLRAMKDLNIDWLEQPVDSEDIDGMVEIKSKSDVTLMIDEGLRGVREMREIIAKRAADKVNIKLMKCGGIYPAMKLAVMAEMAGIECQIGSMVESSVGSAAGFHVAFSKKIMTSVELTGPLKFSKDVGNLHYDVPFICLNEEAGLGIDVDEDVIKELCKFSTVVTA; encoded by the coding sequence ATGAAAATCCAACAAGTAGAAATTTTTGCTATACATTTACCGCTAATTGATCCATTTATCATTAGTTATGCTACATATGATACAATGCCTTCTATTATTTTAAAAGTAACAACTGATACAGGTATTGTCGGGTATGGAGAAGCTGTACCTGATGAGCATGTAACAGGTGAGTCATGGGAAAGTACTTATGCCGTACTGAAACATCAACTTGCCCCTGCGATTATCGGGGAAAATCCAATGGCCTTTGAAAAACTACACGATAAAATGAACAAAGTGGTGAAAGATGTACCTGCTGCCAAAGCAGCTATAGATATCGCTTGCTTCGATATCGCTGGGAAAGCATTAAACGTACCTGTATATCAGCTTTTAGGCGGTCGTTATCATGAAAAATTCCCAATCACTCATGTACTAAGTATTGGTGCTCCTGAAGCAATGGCTGAAGAGGCTGCTAATCGAGTTGAAATGGGCTATCGTTCCTTTAAGATGAAGGTAGGTACAGAGGTAATGAAAGATGTTGCTCGTATTAAAGCGGTACGTGAACGAGTAGGTGAAGACATTGCTATCCGTGTGGATGTAAATCAAGGGTGGGGGAATGCAGCAACTACTTTACAAGGATTACGTGCAATGAAGGATTTAAATATCGATTGGTTAGAGCAGCCAGTAGATAGCGAAGATATTGATGGAATGGTAGAAATTAAATCAAAATCTGATGTTACATTAATGATTGATGAAGGTCTTCGTGGCGTACGTGAAATGCGTGAAATTATTGCTAAGCGTGCAGCGGATAAAGTGAATATTAAATTAATGAAGTGTGGAGGCATCTACCCTGCTATGAAGCTTGCTGTTATGGCAGAGATGGCAGGTATAGAGTGTCAAATTGGTTCTATGGTTGAATCATCTGTTGGTTCTGCTGCAGGTTTCCATGTAGCTTTCTCGAAGAAAATTATGACAAGTGTTGAACTAACAGGCCCATTAAAATTCTCTAAAGATGTGGGCAACCTGCATTATGATGTTCCATTTATTTGCTTAAACGAAGAAGCAGGCTTAGGTATAGATGTAGATGAAGATGTAATAAAGGAATTATGTAAATTTTCAACAGTTGTAACTGCTTAA
- the nhaC gene encoding Na+/H+ antiporter NhaC, whose amino-acid sequence MKKEISAFWALLTFAIMIITMLITVVVLEQSPHVPLIVGTTVAAIVAKIHGYKWSEIEEMMYKGIRLALPAVVIIILVGLTIGAWIGGGVVATMIFYGLKLISPAWFLVTIMLLCSIVSLAIGSSWSTMATIGVAGMGIGLSMGIPAAMIAGAVISGSYFGDKMSPLSDTTNLAAGLTGTNLFDHIKHMLYTTIPALVIALVAFGIMGRKFADISMQSEEILTTLKVMEESFVISPWLLLVPVGVIVLVARKVPAIPALIIGIVSGFLLQIFVQGGTATSAVHALQAGFEISTGNHMVDDLFNRGGLDSMMNTVSMTIVAMTFGGVLEYSGMLKALMNLVLKFAKSTGSLVASTIAACITTNATCSEQYISIVVPSRMFAGVYQQRGLHSKNLSRALEDGGTLTSVFFPWNTCGVFILGTLGVGAMEYAPYAIINFVVPIISIIYAYIGFAIVKLTPEEIEAAEQRKKEQEFNDADNMVMVD is encoded by the coding sequence ATGAAAAAAGAAATTAGTGCATTTTGGGCACTTCTCACATTTGCAATTATGATTATTACAATGTTGATTACAGTAGTTGTATTAGAGCAAAGTCCTCACGTACCATTAATTGTTGGCACAACTGTAGCAGCAATTGTTGCCAAAATACATGGATATAAGTGGTCTGAAATTGAAGAAATGATGTATAAGGGTATACGTCTTGCATTACCAGCAGTTGTCATTATTATTTTAGTTGGTTTGACAATTGGCGCATGGATTGGCGGAGGAGTCGTAGCAACAATGATTTTCTACGGCTTAAAATTAATTTCTCCAGCTTGGTTCTTAGTGACAATCATGCTATTATGTTCAATCGTGTCATTAGCTATTGGTAGTTCATGGTCGACGATGGCTACAATTGGTGTCGCAGGTATGGGTATTGGTTTAAGTATGGGTATCCCAGCTGCCATGATTGCTGGTGCAGTTATTTCAGGATCATACTTCGGTGATAAAATGTCACCGCTATCAGATACAACGAATCTAGCGGCAGGCTTAACAGGAACTAACTTGTTTGACCACATTAAGCATATGTTATATACGACAATACCTGCATTAGTTATTGCTTTAGTTGCTTTCGGTATTATGGGAAGAAAATTTGCTGATATATCAATGCAATCAGAAGAAATTTTAACAACACTAAAAGTAATGGAAGAAAGCTTTGTCATCTCACCTTGGTTATTACTTGTACCAGTTGGTGTTATTGTATTAGTGGCAAGAAAGGTTCCGGCTATACCAGCTTTAATTATCGGGATTGTTTCAGGTTTCTTGCTACAAATTTTTGTGCAAGGTGGTACTGCAACTAGTGCTGTTCATGCACTTCAAGCAGGATTTGAAATTTCTACAGGCAATCATATGGTTGACGACCTATTTAATCGTGGTGGTTTAGACTCTATGATGAATACGGTTTCAATGACAATTGTAGCGATGACATTTGGTGGAGTGTTAGAATATTCAGGTATGTTAAAGGCTCTCATGAATCTTGTGTTAAAATTCGCTAAATCTACAGGTAGCCTTGTCGCTTCAACGATTGCTGCATGTATTACAACAAATGCAACATGTTCTGAGCAATACATTTCCATTGTTGTTCCTTCACGTATGTTTGCAGGTGTTTATCAACAACGTGGTTTACATTCTAAAAACTTATCCCGTGCATTAGAGGATGGGGGAACATTAACATCTGTATTTTTCCCTTGGAACACATGTGGTGTGTTTATTTTAGGTACTTTAGGTGTAGGAGCTATGGAATATGCACCATATGCTATTATTAATTTTGTTGTACCAATCATTTCAATTATTTATGCATATATTGGCTTTGCGATTGTTAAGCTGACTCCAGAGGAAATAGAAGCTGCGGAGCAACGTAAAAAAGAACAAGAATTTAATGATGCTGATAACATGGTAATGGTAGACTAA
- a CDS encoding helix-turn-helix domain-containing protein, translating to MSTKIAIICSKAFMKRIISIAQNVTDIQLEFYLYRHPSEAPTLVKQIKPCDALLFGGTLPYLHAQSLLSEIPIPWNYIKQDETAISTTFLSLVAKHTVPIDRISIDVMNPAFVDNVLAEIEYTGEKPHVQHISITEPTENILQRHMALWNTKSIDFVITSIHSVFDELQALQIPAMRMLDTKNSIIQCLEETKSKSLLTKSESFKAVVGLLEIPKDSSIESTILSQIAKATFSTYKQISAHTFELYTTAGHLQNALEKENLEELIQQIEQPFKLAFGYGHSILEATQNAQYALTFAKPSEIYILDEHKSLLGPFPNSKGKVSLKTDDPYVLQMAKLTSLSPLNISKLINFSHERQSAQFTSQNLAEYLQVTRRTTERIIKKLVDNGYAKVVGEEMTHQQGRPRTIYELNFATY from the coding sequence ATGTCTACCAAAATAGCGATTATTTGTTCTAAAGCATTTATGAAGCGTATTATTAGTATCGCACAAAACGTAACCGATATTCAATTAGAATTTTATCTTTACAGGCATCCATCTGAAGCACCTACTTTGGTAAAGCAAATTAAACCATGTGATGCACTGCTATTTGGAGGTACATTACCCTATTTGCATGCTCAATCTTTACTTTCAGAAATACCCATACCTTGGAATTATATTAAACAAGATGAAACAGCCATCTCAACAACTTTTTTATCGCTAGTAGCTAAACATACTGTTCCCATCGACAGAATTTCCATTGATGTTATGAATCCAGCCTTTGTTGATAATGTTTTAGCAGAAATAGAGTATACGGGCGAAAAGCCACACGTTCAGCACATATCGATTACGGAACCGACCGAGAATATTTTACAGCGTCACATGGCCTTATGGAATACCAAAAGCATTGATTTTGTCATCACAAGTATTCATAGTGTTTTTGATGAATTACAAGCACTTCAAATACCAGCAATGCGCATGTTAGATACAAAAAATTCCATCATCCAATGTCTTGAAGAAACTAAATCTAAATCATTATTAACAAAATCAGAATCGTTTAAGGCTGTTGTGGGTCTATTAGAAATTCCAAAAGATTCATCTATAGAATCAACTATTTTAAGTCAAATTGCAAAGGCAACCTTTTCAACTTATAAGCAAATATCCGCGCATACCTTTGAGTTATATACAACAGCTGGACATCTACAAAATGCTCTAGAAAAGGAAAACCTGGAAGAGCTCATACAGCAAATCGAACAACCATTTAAACTAGCATTTGGCTATGGGCACTCCATTCTGGAAGCCACACAAAATGCTCAATATGCTTTAACATTTGCTAAACCTTCCGAAATCTATATTCTCGATGAACATAAAAGTCTATTAGGGCCTTTTCCTAATTCTAAAGGTAAAGTTTCTTTAAAAACAGATGATCCTTACGTTTTACAAATGGCAAAGCTTACCAGCCTTAGTCCGTTAAATATTTCTAAACTAATTAATTTTAGTCATGAACGTCAATCGGCACAATTTACTTCACAAAATCTTGCTGAATATTTGCAGGTAACTCGACGTACAACAGAACGTATTATCAAAAAATTAGTTGATAATGGCTATGCAAAAGTTGTAGGTGAAGAGATGACTCATCAACAAGGTCGCCCCCGCACTATTTATGAATTGAATTTTGCAACCTATTAA
- a CDS encoding LysM peptidoglycan-binding and 3D domain-containing protein, protein MKKKALALAVAMTFGLSLYASPSSAEDKSPGSILWALPQIYNLTVGEFQQLNEMESFLFYPEQDLVKDTTKVEKTSEDEYIIRGGDTLFSIARTNDVTVDELKAWNNLASDLILAGESLAIKASAAKPKPKTSEGTAPTKTVATTKTKAVSAPSNSSGKTLTMRATAYTAYCEGCSGITANGTDIRSNPNLKVIAVDPRVIPLGTRVWVEGYGEAIAADTGGAIKGNKIDVFIPTEGQALQWGVKTVTVKILD, encoded by the coding sequence ATGAAGAAAAAAGCATTAGCTTTAGCAGTAGCAATGACCTTTGGTTTGAGTTTGTATGCTAGTCCTTCTTCTGCTGAGGACAAATCGCCAGGCAGTATATTATGGGCACTCCCTCAAATTTATAATTTAACAGTTGGAGAGTTCCAACAACTAAATGAGATGGAATCGTTCTTGTTTTATCCAGAACAAGATCTAGTGAAGGATACGACAAAAGTGGAAAAAACGTCAGAAGATGAATATATCATTAGAGGCGGTGACACATTATTTTCGATAGCCCGTACAAATGATGTAACTGTAGATGAACTAAAAGCGTGGAATAACCTTGCTTCAGACTTAATTTTAGCGGGTGAATCATTGGCAATTAAGGCTTCGGCAGCAAAGCCAAAGCCAAAGACTTCCGAGGGAACTGCACCTACTAAAACAGTTGCAACAACAAAAACGAAAGCAGTAAGTGCTCCGTCAAATAGTTCAGGTAAAACATTAACAATGCGAGCGACTGCTTATACAGCATATTGTGAAGGTTGTTCGGGAATTACAGCCAATGGAACAGATATTAGATCGAATCCGAATTTAAAAGTAATAGCTGTGGATCCGCGGGTTATTCCTCTAGGTACAAGAGTTTGGGTGGAAGGCTATGGGGAAGCAATAGCGGCTGATACAGGGGGAGCTATTAAGGGCAATAAAATTGATGTCTTTATTCCTACTGAGGGACAAGCACTTCAATGGGGCGTTAAAACAGTAACAGTTAAAATTTTAGATTAA
- a CDS encoding TAXI family TRAP transporter solute-binding subunit: MKKRQFKLLMLLSIFALLILAACGSDSGSGSKDTSGDDSASSDKPASDIKFLSLLTGGTQGTYYALGGTFADLISTDTGIKTTAEVSQASAANMTALQEGKGEIAFVQTDIAYYATEGKLMFEGNKIDTISALGALYPETVQLVTTEASGIKSYADLKGKKVSVGAPGSGTYANAEQLLEIHGLTMDDIKAQNLDFGESTDGLQSGQIDAAFITAGTPTSAVEALNATTKVNIIGVDPGKADEIIEKYPYYAKDTVKAGTYGIANDVETVSVLAMLAVKKDLPEDVVYSMTKAIYDNTNKISHDKGKFIKAETGLDGISIDIHPGAQKYFDEKK, translated from the coding sequence ATGAAGAAAAGGCAATTTAAATTATTAATGCTATTGAGTATCTTCGCGCTATTAATTTTAGCTGCATGTGGATCAGATAGCGGCAGTGGTTCAAAGGACACGAGTGGAGATGACTCTGCATCATCCGATAAGCCAGCTTCGGATATTAAGTTTTTAAGCTTACTAACAGGTGGTACGCAAGGTACTTACTATGCACTTGGCGGAACTTTTGCCGATTTAATTTCGACAGATACAGGTATTAAAACAACTGCAGAAGTATCTCAAGCTTCGGCTGCCAACATGACAGCCTTACAAGAAGGAAAAGGTGAAATTGCATTTGTTCAAACAGATATTGCTTATTATGCTACTGAAGGGAAGCTCATGTTTGAGGGGAATAAAATTGATACCATTTCAGCTTTAGGTGCACTTTATCCTGAAACAGTGCAACTCGTAACAACTGAAGCTTCAGGTATTAAATCATATGCGGATTTAAAAGGGAAAAAGGTGTCTGTAGGTGCTCCAGGCTCAGGTACATATGCAAACGCTGAGCAGTTACTTGAAATTCACGGCTTAACAATGGATGATATCAAGGCTCAAAATCTTGATTTTGGTGAGTCAACAGATGGTCTTCAATCTGGCCAAATCGATGCAGCATTTATTACAGCAGGTACACCAACGAGTGCTGTAGAAGCATTAAATGCTACAACGAAAGTGAATATTATCGGAGTAGATCCAGGTAAAGCCGATGAAATTATTGAGAAGTACCCTTACTATGCAAAAGATACAGTAAAAGCTGGAACATATGGAATTGCAAACGATGTGGAGACTGTTTCAGTCCTTGCAATGCTAGCGGTGAAAAAGGATCTTCCAGAGGATGTTGTCTACTCAATGACAAAAGCTATTTATGATAATACAAATAAAATTTCTCACGATAAAGGGAAATTTATTAAAGCTGAAACAGGATTAGATGGCATTAGTATTGACATTCATCCAGGTGCTCAAAAATACTTTGATGAAAAGAAATAG
- a CDS encoding DUF1850 domain-containing protein, giving the protein MRCRKLIIVLALLSICLCIFVFLPLQKVFTFTETRAEHPNVHYIPISAEQKFQIKYTHSIHKSDVWESYQTVQGNRIQMLEMEYEDLAIGMPGYAEENQTLIQRDGKYVLQFDKNKIIDDFTIYIGDLDLDLVLIYEDVEYDLKKDLGRGKSYLFKIRRLSLYEQWKGVRMK; this is encoded by the coding sequence ATGCGTTGTAGGAAATTAATTATAGTATTAGCTTTATTAAGCATTTGCCTATGCATTTTTGTATTTCTTCCTCTTCAAAAAGTGTTCACCTTTACAGAAACACGTGCGGAACATCCGAACGTTCACTACATACCCATTTCAGCTGAGCAGAAATTTCAAATAAAATATACCCACTCCATACATAAATCAGATGTATGGGAATCCTATCAAACTGTTCAGGGAAATCGTATTCAAATGCTAGAGATGGAATATGAAGATTTGGCGATTGGTATGCCTGGCTATGCGGAGGAAAACCAAACTTTAATTCAAAGAGATGGTAAATATGTACTTCAGTTTGATAAGAACAAGATAATTGATGATTTTACAATTTATATTGGTGATTTAGATTTAGATCTTGTATTGATTTACGAAGATGTGGAATATGATTTAAAAAAAGATTTGGGTAGGGGAAAGTCCTATTTATTTAAAATTAGGCGACTATCGCTTTATGAACAGTGGAAAGGAGTAAGGATGAAATGA
- a CDS encoding TRAP transporter permease yields MTTQEKSRKEERVDEFEQISAEEQQAILEKYDIESNVRTVTGVMKHIIFFGLLAFSLFQLYTAIFGQFPAQIQRTIHLGFGLTLIFLLFPARKKAPKHKVAWFDYLLALLSIAVGSYWSMNYTELVNRNGSITQIDFIVGLIAVVLVLEAARRAVGLPITIIAIAFLIYAYYGPYFPAFMAHRGQDLESIVNLMYFTTDGIFGTPISVSATFIFVFLLFGAFLVKTGVGQYFNDLAVALAGKLIGGPAKVAVFSSALQGTISGSSVANVVTSGSYTIPMMKKLGYRKEFAGAVEAAASTGGQLMPPIMGAAAFLMVEFIGRGITYWDIAKAAAIPALLYFTGIWIMTHFEAKRVGLRGLRDDQMPNRQEVFKKIYLLLPIVAIVVLMLTGTPVMHAALYGIIISIGVAMFNKETRLKPKDVIEALVEGARTALGVVAATACAGIIVGVVVKTGLGLSLANSLVALAGGSIILTLIFVMIASLILGMGAPTTANYVITSTIAAPAIVALLSPNTPQELVPIVVLLSAHFFVFYFGIIADITPPVALAAFAASGISGGDPIKTGVNSAKLAIAAFIIPYMIVFSPALLMIDTTIPQILWVVFTAITGMVAIGAGVIGYWYRKLYWFERIIVIAAGLLLIYPEKFSDWAGLAIFIVMFVIQFLSHKKGNQNDNTGLTV; encoded by the coding sequence ATGACAACACAGGAAAAATCGCGAAAAGAAGAGCGAGTAGACGAATTTGAGCAAATTTCTGCTGAAGAGCAACAAGCCATACTTGAGAAGTATGATATTGAATCAAATGTAAGAACAGTTACGGGTGTCATGAAGCATATTATTTTCTTTGGTCTTCTAGCATTTTCATTGTTCCAACTATATACTGCAATATTTGGGCAATTTCCTGCACAAATTCAACGTACGATTCATTTAGGCTTTGGTTTGACACTTATTTTTCTATTATTTCCAGCTCGAAAAAAAGCGCCAAAGCACAAAGTTGCATGGTTTGATTATCTATTAGCTCTATTATCTATTGCAGTAGGTTCTTATTGGTCTATGAACTATACGGAGCTTGTGAATCGTAATGGCTCTATTACACAGATAGATTTTATTGTTGGTCTGATCGCTGTTGTTTTAGTGCTTGAGGCTGCTCGACGTGCTGTAGGACTACCGATAACGATTATTGCAATTGCATTCTTAATTTATGCATACTATGGTCCATATTTCCCGGCATTTATGGCACATAGAGGTCAGGATTTAGAGAGCATTGTGAACCTCATGTACTTTACAACAGATGGAATATTTGGTACGCCAATTAGTGTATCAGCAACGTTTATTTTTGTCTTTTTACTCTTTGGAGCATTTCTTGTCAAAACAGGGGTCGGTCAATATTTTAATGACTTAGCAGTTGCGTTAGCAGGTAAATTAATTGGTGGTCCTGCAAAGGTAGCTGTATTTTCAAGTGCTCTACAAGGTACCATTTCTGGTAGCTCTGTTGCTAATGTAGTAACATCAGGCTCCTACACGATTCCTATGATGAAAAAATTAGGATATCGTAAGGAATTTGCTGGTGCAGTGGAAGCGGCAGCATCCACTGGTGGTCAGCTCATGCCTCCAATCATGGGTGCAGCAGCATTCCTAATGGTGGAGTTTATTGGGCGTGGCATTACCTATTGGGATATTGCCAAGGCTGCAGCAATTCCAGCTCTTTTATATTTTACGGGTATATGGATTATGACGCATTTTGAAGCGAAAAGAGTTGGCTTAAGAGGTCTACGAGACGATCAAATGCCTAATCGACAAGAGGTATTTAAGAAAATATATCTTCTATTACCAATTGTAGCTATTGTTGTCTTGATGTTAACGGGAACACCAGTTATGCATGCAGCTTTGTATGGGATTATTATTTCAATTGGTGTTGCTATGTTTAATAAGGAAACACGTCTCAAACCAAAAGATGTAATTGAAGCATTGGTTGAAGGTGCTCGAACTGCCTTAGGTGTGGTAGCAGCAACAGCTTGTGCGGGGATTATTGTCGGAGTTGTCGTAAAAACAGGATTAGGTTTAAGTCTAGCAAATAGTTTAGTAGCATTAGCTGGTGGTAGTATTATTTTGACATTAATTTTCGTAATGATCGCTTCCCTTATTCTTGGTATGGGTGCACCTACTACAGCAAACTATGTTATTACATCGACAATTGCCGCACCAGCTATTGTGGCATTATTATCGCCAAATACACCACAGGAATTAGTACCGATAGTGGTTTTACTATCAGCTCATTTCTTCGTGTTCTATTTTGGTATTATTGCTGATATTACACCACCAGTAGCTCTAGCGGCTTTCGCGGCATCAGGTATTTCTGGTGGCGATCCAATCAAGACAGGGGTTAACTCAGCGAAGCTCGCAATTGCAGCATTTATTATTCCATATATGATTGTCTTTTCTCCAGCTTTATTAATGATTGATACGACAATTCCGCAGATTTTATGGGTAGTATTTACTGCCATCACCGGAATGGTGGCGATCGGTGCGGGAGTTATTGGTTACTGGTATCGCAAGCTATATTGGTTTGAAAGAATTATTGTTATTGCTGCAGGGCTATTACTTATTTATCCAGAGAAATTTTCGGATTGGGCTGGTTTAGCAATCTTTATTGTGATGTTTGTCATTCAATTTTTATCACATAAAAAAGGGAATCAGAATGATAACACTGGCCTAACAGTTTAA
- a CDS encoding GNAT family N-acetyltransferase, which translates to MEKIYEGMLGKTPFFVTKLTPQHIQQIEELQHEVYEALTDQSILQPLSTEEFEYILNGNGMMIGAYVEDQLIAFRALLNPPIDEEHLGYDCGIEEKDFQRVLYQEISNVSPKYRGYGLQKTLATVVMNSIDLKKYDYVCSTVKPYNIPSLKDKFSQDLLIKGLKIKYVDKLRYIFYKDLRQDLSSVFTEKQVISMGDIAGQQQLLKQGFLGTTMYEENNDWFVVYEK; encoded by the coding sequence ATGGAAAAGATTTATGAAGGTATGCTTGGTAAGACACCTTTTTTTGTTACAAAATTAACGCCTCAGCATATACAACAAATTGAGGAGCTGCAGCATGAGGTCTATGAGGCATTAACAGATCAAAGTATTTTACAGCCATTAAGTACAGAGGAATTTGAGTATATTTTAAATGGCAATGGAATGATGATTGGTGCTTATGTTGAGGATCAATTGATTGCCTTTCGAGCACTGTTAAATCCACCTATTGATGAAGAGCATCTTGGCTATGATTGTGGAATTGAGGAGAAGGATTTTCAACGTGTTTTATATCAAGAAATTTCCAATGTTTCACCAAAGTATCGCGGTTATGGCTTACAGAAAACATTAGCTACTGTAGTGATGAATAGCATCGATTTAAAAAAATATGATTATGTTTGCTCAACCGTAAAGCCATATAATATTCCGAGTTTAAAGGATAAATTCTCGCAAGACCTCTTAATTAAAGGCTTGAAAATTAAGTACGTAGATAAGCTGCGTTATATTTTCTATAAAGATTTAAGACAAGATTTGTCATCAGTATTTACTGAAAAACAAGTAATATCAATGGGAGATATAGCTGGACAACAACAACTCTTAAAACAAGGTTTCCTTGGTACGACTATGTATGAAGAAAACAATGATTGGTTTGTTGTATACGAAAAATAA
- a CDS encoding amidohydrolase — protein MSKAITVEETIYQWFDHFHKYPEVSWKEFETTKKIASILDELQVTYRLLGDVPGLIAEIGTGDEIVAVRADIDALWQEVDGKWQANHSCGHDANMTMVLGSLLLLKDRPLKHRVRFIFQPAEELGNGACAAFDRGAVDGVTHLFGVHLRPIEELPLGKISPAIHHGAAYFLEGTIQGIDAHGARPHQGKNAIDVIMAVQQMLHSIHLSPFEPHSAKLTKIIADGGSTNIIPGNASFSMDIRAQHNQQLELLRSKIETGLKSIQQQFDIDMGWNWLDFTPGAEVSPIAAKMAKDAIIETLGEEHLADEITTPGSDDFHFYTVKKPELKAAMIGIGANLTPGLHHPKMTFDRSALIDAAKVLACVLEKKPE, from the coding sequence ATGTCAAAAGCTATAACAGTAGAAGAAACGATTTATCAATGGTTTGATCATTTTCATAAATATCCAGAAGTAAGCTGGAAAGAGTTCGAGACAACTAAAAAAATTGCTTCGATACTAGATGAGTTACAGGTTACTTACCGTTTATTAGGAGATGTCCCTGGTTTAATAGCTGAGATTGGGACAGGTGATGAAATCGTTGCTGTACGTGCTGATATCGATGCTTTATGGCAAGAAGTTGATGGGAAATGGCAGGCCAATCACTCTTGTGGCCATGATGCTAATATGACAATGGTTCTTGGTTCCTTATTACTACTGAAAGATCGTCCGTTAAAGCATCGTGTTCGTTTCATTTTCCAGCCTGCTGAGGAATTAGGAAATGGTGCTTGTGCAGCCTTTGATCGAGGAGCAGTTGATGGGGTAACACATTTATTTGGTGTGCACTTAAGACCAATTGAAGAATTGCCGCTTGGAAAAATTTCGCCAGCTATCCATCACGGTGCTGCTTATTTTTTAGAGGGTACTATTCAAGGGATTGATGCGCATGGTGCAAGACCACATCAAGGTAAAAATGCCATTGACGTCATTATGGCTGTACAACAAATGCTACACAGTATTCATTTATCACCATTTGAACCGCACTCCGCCAAACTAACAAAAATTATTGCTGATGGTGGTAGTACAAATATTATTCCCGGTAATGCAAGCTTTTCCATGGATATTCGCGCACAGCATAATCAACAGCTCGAATTGCTCCGTAGTAAAATTGAAACTGGTTTAAAATCAATACAGCAACAATTTGATATTGATATGGGGTGGAATTGGTTAGATTTCACACCAGGTGCTGAAGTTTCACCAATTGCTGCAAAAATGGCAAAGGATGCGATAATTGAGACATTAGGTGAGGAACATTTAGCGGATGAAATAACTACACCGGGAAGTGATGATTTCCATTTTTATACTGTGAAAAAACCAGAACTAAAAGCGGCGATGATTGGAATTGGGGCAAACTTAACGCCAGGTTTACATCATCCTAAGATGACATTTGATCGAAGTGCTTTGATAGATGCTGCAAAAGTACTTGCGTGTGTATTAGAGAAAAAACCTGAATAA